Genomic segment of Microthrixaceae bacterium:
TCTTCTCGATGATCGAGGTCCGGTAGGCCCGGAACCCGGCGGTGGCGTCTCTGATACCAAGCTTGAGCATGAAACCTATGTAGCGGTTACCCCACTGCGACAGGATCCGACGGTTCGCGGGCCAACCCGGCACCGCACCACCGGGCACGTAGCGAGATCCGATGACCAGGTCAGCGGGGGCGGTCTCCAGTGTGGAGATCAGTTCGGGCAGCACCGCTGGGTCGTGTTGTCCATCGGCGTCCATCTCCACCAAGACGTCGTGACCGTGTTCCATGCCCCAGGCGAATCCGGCTCGATACGCGGGGCCCAACCCGGCCTTGGCCGGGCGGCGCAGCACATGGATCTGGCCCAGCTCGGCTGCTACCTCGTCGGCCAGGTCGGCGGTGCCGTCGGGACTGCCATCGTCCACCACCAGCACGTGAGCATCGGGCACGACCTCACGCACTCGGGTGAGGGCGTTGCGGATGTTCTCGGCCTCCTGATAGGTGGGAAGGATCACGAGCGGCAACACGGGGGCCACTCTACGGTCCACCGGCTCGTAGCATCGCGCCATGGACGACGACAGCCCCATCGAGTCCGCCGTTCCCCCCGCCACCGCTCGCATCCTGGCTTTCGCAGCCATCGTGTTGGCCGGAATCTGCGGCGGTCTGATCGGTTGGAAGTTCACCGCCCTCCAGGTCGACGACGGCAGCATCCTTCCCGGGGTCGGCGGCGTGGTCGGAGCGGTGGTGGCCGCGGGCGGTGTCGCCGTGTTGTCGGTTCTGGTCATGCGGGCCATGGGTGAGTGGCACACCATCCAGCAGACCGGTGACCCCGGTGCCGCCCGACGGGGCCGGTCCTGATTCCGTGACAACGACGAACACCCATAGCGCCGCGGCATCGGGTCCCGAGTTGTTGGCGGTGGCCCGGCCCGTGGCCGAGGAGGTGGCGGCCGAGCTGGTCCGAGCCCTCGACGGCGACCTCCGGGCCACCACCGTCTCGTCCAAGTCGACGGGGACCGATCTGGTCACCGAGATGGACCGTTGGGCCGAACGTCGGATCACAGAAGCGATCTTGGCGGCCAGGCCCTACGACTCGATCCAGGGCGAGGAGGGGGCCGACGTGGAGGGGACCAGCGGGGTGACTTGGTGTGTCGACCCGATCGACGGCACCGTCAACTTCGTGCACTCGATGCCCGGGTTCTGCGTGTCGAT
This window contains:
- a CDS encoding polyprenol monophosphomannose synthase, whose amino-acid sequence is MARCYEPVDRRVAPVLPLVILPTYQEAENIRNALTRVREVVPDAHVLVVDDGSPDGTADLADEVAAELGQIHVLRRPAKAGLGPAYRAGFAWGMEHGHDVLVEMDADGQHDPAVLPELISTLETAPADLVIGSRYVPGGAVPGWPANRRILSQWGNRYIGFMLKLGIRDATAGFRAYRTSIIEKIGVDRVRADGYGFQIEMAYEVVKAGGRIVEIPITFRDRKLGVSKMSPSIVREALVLVTRWGVRDRVRRVRRRS